In the Thermotoga sp. Ku-13t genome, one interval contains:
- a CDS encoding DUF47 family protein, whose protein sequence is MAKFIGKLFPPESPLKLLYDHAKLVEKAAEQITVALEKFFRNEPLDELVRMIDQLENEADEIKIRIREVYSRLKFVYFDRVDLLLILHDQDAVIDAVDDFVKLLFIYRFDKPLQKELMDMLFELAEKVQDAVKFMVESVRELSKLVESAFSPVVASEENMLAQRVESDESGTDRLSLALAKKIFSLKNVLHPVDIMYLEKITRLLTRSADHAENVAERIRMLARS, encoded by the coding sequence ATGGCTAAGTTCATTGGGAAACTTTTCCCTCCCGAGTCACCTTTGAAGCTGCTGTACGATCACGCGAAGTTAGTCGAAAAAGCTGCGGAACAGATCACGGTGGCACTGGAAAAGTTTTTCCGCAACGAGCCTCTCGATGAACTGGTTCGGATGATCGACCAGCTTGAAAACGAAGCAGACGAGATAAAGATCAGGATCAGAGAGGTGTATTCGAGGTTGAAGTTTGTCTACTTCGACAGGGTTGATCTATTGCTGATACTTCACGACCAGGATGCCGTGATCGACGCCGTGGATGACTTTGTGAAACTACTCTTCATATATAGGTTCGATAAGCCCCTGCAGAAAGAATTGATGGATATGCTTTTCGAGCTTGCTGAGAAAGTTCAGGATGCAGTCAAGTTCATGGTGGAGTCCGTTCGGGAGCTGTCGAAGCTCGTCGAATCTGCTTTCTCCCCAGTGGTTGCCAGCGAGGAGAACATGCTCGCACAGAGGGTCGAGTCCGATGAAAGTGGAACGGACAGATTGTCACTTGCCCTCGCCAAGAAGATCTTCTCGCTCAAAAACGTGCTCCATCCGGTGGACATCATGTATCTTGAAAAAATCACGCGATTGTTAACCCGATCTGCGGACCATGCGGAGAATGTCGCTGAAAGGATTAGGATGCTCGCCAGAAGCTGA